The following are encoded in a window of Shewanella psychrotolerans genomic DNA:
- a CDS encoding porin yields MKKSLIATALAAVIFVPAASAIEIYKDDKNAVEIGGFIDARVINTQGETEVVNGASRINFGFTREMSDGWKAFTKLEWGVNPVGSSDIVYNNRFESVQDEFFYNRLGYVGISHDTYGSLTIGKQWGAWYDVVYSTNYGFVWDGNSAGVYTYNKDDGAVNGVGRGDKTVQYRNSFGDVSFAVQAQLKNSAFYTCDSDDITQEACEELWNSGDRSAQQVEFNYTYGGSVTYAATDKLTITAGVNRGEFDVTYGNGEQTTAVDLIYGAGITWGNFDDTGFYAAANVNKQENHDTDNIGRLIKDAWGVESLFSYTFDNGLRPFVSYNILDAGDDYVIQPNFNADPNDVFKRQFVVVGLHYVWDNNTVLYVEARKDYSDFTSADKQQEARMSLSEDDGIAIGIRYTL; encoded by the coding sequence ATGAAAAAGAGTTTAATAGCAACTGCATTGGCAGCTGTCATTTTTGTCCCAGCTGCATCGGCTATCGAAATCTATAAAGATGATAAAAATGCTGTAGAAATCGGTGGTTTTATTGACGCACGAGTTATTAACACTCAAGGTGAAACTGAGGTGGTTAATGGAGCGTCGCGCATTAATTTCGGTTTTACTCGTGAGATGAGTGATGGTTGGAAAGCCTTTACTAAACTTGAGTGGGGCGTTAATCCTGTGGGCAGTAGTGATATTGTCTATAACAATCGTTTCGAATCTGTTCAAGATGAGTTCTTCTATAACCGCTTGGGGTATGTCGGTATTTCTCACGACACTTATGGTTCTTTGACTATAGGTAAGCAGTGGGGTGCATGGTATGACGTAGTGTACAGCACTAACTACGGCTTTGTTTGGGATGGTAATAGCGCAGGTGTATACACCTATAACAAGGACGATGGTGCAGTAAACGGTGTTGGTCGTGGTGACAAAACTGTGCAATATCGTAACTCATTTGGTGATGTTAGCTTTGCCGTTCAAGCACAGTTAAAAAATAGCGCTTTCTATACCTGTGATTCAGATGATATTACTCAAGAAGCGTGTGAAGAGCTTTGGAATAGTGGTGATAGATCTGCCCAGCAAGTTGAGTTTAACTACACTTATGGTGGCTCTGTAACTTATGCTGCGACTGACAAATTAACCATTACAGCGGGCGTAAACCGTGGTGAGTTTGATGTTACCTATGGTAATGGTGAACAAACAACAGCTGTCGATTTGATCTACGGTGCTGGTATCACTTGGGGTAACTTTGATGACACCGGTTTTTATGCTGCCGCTAACGTCAATAAGCAAGAAAACCATGATACCGATAACATAGGCCGCCTAATCAAAGACGCTTGGGGTGTAGAAAGCTTATTCTCTTACACCTTCGATAACGGTTTGCGTCCATTCGTGTCTTATAACATCTTAGATGCTGGTGATGATTATGTTATCCAGCCAAACTTTAATGCAGATCCTAACGATGTATTTAAACGTCAGTTTGTCGTGGTCGGTTTGCATTATGTTTGGGACAATAATACCGTGTTATATGTAGAAGCGCGTAAAGATTACAGTGACTTTACCAGTGCCGATAAACAACAAGAAGCGAGAATGTCTCTGTCTGAAGATGATGGCATCGCAATTGGTATTCGCTATACGCTGTAA
- a CDS encoding TonB-dependent receptor domain-containing protein — MYKNSLLASSVRIALVGGAMAATFASPVSYAADDVSSEVEKIEKIEVTGSRLRSTDMQGFSPVQVIDSSDIDMSSVANIQELLLKNPAFGTPGISRTNSNFSTASAGVATVDLRNLGSSRTLVLVNGRRFVAGVPGESSVDLNSIPTQFIERVEIMTGGASAVYGSDAVAGVVNIIYKKEFEGIEFDVQQGESSEGDSEETQIQFTMGTSSSDGKGNIMIHGAYTKQGAVYSRDRERSAVDQASLGAYFTGLPEDMFTPERPFYSSYSPQGRFFAGDTQYTYNQAGQLVEGWSTNGSDTAEANGFNRSAWRTIAIPTERYLFAASGKYEFAEGWNAFMEGTYASTSTSTKLEPFPMASDDIFSASGGQMPIEYETFIESLTNPGEYERTVVRNAFVPDAIYNSAIDEDGDGLKDIYFTRRLADVAARGNEADRDTFRIVAGVDGQISDSWFMDAYYGYGQTKESQVSSGQFNSLNFRSALEAVDDGNGNIVCRDATARAQGCVPVSVFGAGSISAEGANYIQAPGLLATFTSQETAGINISGDLVEMPAGALGLAVGAEYREEYSRSEFDALQQSGLNGGNAIPRTEGEFDVMEYYAELNVPLLDGVFMANQLNLRGAYRWSDYSTVGNTDSWNVALDWAPIEQVRFRAIRAQSTRAPNINELYSPPSQTFPTGLTDPCLGVTASSTGAQAEACRADAGVMANITENGEFTLNQSDLQGISGYNRGNPELGPEKGKSWTFGVTVSPEGLAVIEDFDFNVDYFDIEIEDAIVSTPRQFILDECYGGDPSLCSFVTRRSQSAGANSAGSLEYIDSAVTNSGGFATEGIDLVVTYAKDFEDYDLVGQLNARLAYTHVLDGYSIPLPGSAKDNFNGEIGSPENKWYLSVGYSWEDWTFAWNTTFIGESYLDDGFLSGYDLAPESVGVDSETYHDINIAYRPWEQAEFYIGVNNLFDEEPPALITGLPGNVTGAETDAGTYDAIGRRYYAGFRLTF; from the coding sequence ATGTATAAGAACAGCTTATTAGCTAGCTCAGTGCGTATCGCGCTAGTTGGCGGTGCCATGGCTGCGACTTTTGCTTCACCAGTATCTTACGCTGCTGATGACGTCAGTTCTGAAGTCGAAAAGATTGAAAAGATTGAAGTTACAGGTTCTAGACTGCGCTCTACAGATATGCAAGGTTTTTCACCAGTTCAAGTAATTGACTCTTCTGATATTGATATGTCTAGCGTTGCTAACATTCAAGAGCTTTTGCTGAAGAACCCAGCGTTTGGTACTCCAGGTATTAGTCGCACAAACTCTAACTTCTCTACTGCCAGTGCGGGTGTTGCTACTGTTGATTTACGTAATTTAGGTTCTTCTCGTACTTTGGTATTGGTTAACGGACGTCGTTTTGTTGCAGGAGTTCCTGGTGAGTCCTCGGTCGATTTAAACTCAATACCTACTCAGTTTATCGAACGAGTTGAAATTATGACTGGTGGTGCATCAGCTGTTTACGGTTCTGATGCGGTTGCGGGTGTTGTAAATATTATCTACAAGAAAGAATTCGAAGGCATCGAGTTTGATGTTCAGCAGGGTGAAAGCTCTGAAGGTGACTCAGAAGAAACTCAAATTCAGTTTACTATGGGAACCTCTTCGAGTGATGGTAAAGGTAACATAATGATTCACGGAGCATACACAAAACAGGGTGCTGTGTATTCTCGCGATCGTGAACGTTCTGCTGTTGACCAAGCGTCTTTAGGTGCTTACTTTACTGGTTTGCCTGAAGATATGTTCACACCAGAAAGACCATTCTACTCTAGTTATTCTCCACAAGGTCGCTTCTTTGCTGGCGATACACAATATACATATAATCAAGCAGGTCAACTAGTTGAAGGTTGGTCTACTAATGGTTCAGATACTGCTGAGGCCAATGGTTTTAACCGTAGTGCTTGGCGTACCATTGCAATTCCAACTGAACGTTATCTTTTCGCTGCTTCTGGTAAATATGAGTTTGCTGAAGGCTGGAATGCATTTATGGAAGGGACATATGCTTCTACTTCTACCAGTACTAAGCTAGAGCCATTCCCTATGGCTTCTGATGATATTTTCTCTGCATCAGGCGGCCAAATGCCAATTGAATATGAAACTTTCATCGAAAGTTTAACAAATCCTGGTGAGTATGAGCGTACAGTAGTACGTAATGCTTTTGTGCCTGATGCAATCTATAACTCTGCTATCGATGAAGATGGAGATGGACTAAAAGATATTTACTTCACTCGTCGTTTAGCTGATGTTGCGGCGCGAGGAAATGAAGCTGATCGTGATACCTTCAGGATTGTTGCTGGTGTAGATGGTCAGATTTCTGATAGTTGGTTTATGGATGCGTATTATGGCTATGGTCAAACTAAAGAGTCTCAGGTATCTAGTGGTCAGTTTAACTCTCTCAATTTCCGTTCTGCACTTGAAGCTGTAGATGATGGTAACGGAAACATTGTTTGTCGAGACGCAACAGCGAGAGCTCAGGGATGTGTTCCTGTTAGTGTCTTTGGTGCAGGTTCTATTTCGGCCGAAGGAGCAAACTATATCCAGGCTCCTGGGTTGCTAGCGACATTTACTAGTCAGGAAACGGCTGGTATTAACATATCTGGTGATTTGGTAGAGATGCCTGCTGGCGCATTGGGACTCGCTGTTGGTGCCGAGTATCGAGAAGAGTATTCACGTAGCGAGTTCGATGCACTTCAACAGTCTGGCCTAAATGGAGGTAATGCGATTCCAAGAACTGAAGGCGAATTCGACGTAATGGAATATTATGCTGAATTAAATGTGCCGTTGTTGGATGGTGTGTTTATGGCAAACCAGTTAAATTTGAGAGGTGCATATCGTTGGTCTGATTACTCTACGGTTGGGAATACAGATAGCTGGAACGTTGCATTAGATTGGGCGCCTATTGAGCAAGTTCGTTTCAGAGCGATTCGAGCACAATCAACACGTGCGCCGAATATCAACGAACTATATTCGCCACCAAGTCAGACATTCCCTACTGGATTGACAGACCCTTGCCTAGGCGTTACGGCGAGTTCTACAGGAGCTCAGGCTGAGGCGTGTCGTGCTGACGCGGGTGTAATGGCTAACATTACTGAAAACGGTGAATTCACGCTTAATCAGTCTGATCTGCAGGGTATTAGTGGTTATAACCGAGGCAACCCAGAGCTTGGCCCTGAAAAAGGTAAGTCATGGACATTTGGTGTTACAGTATCGCCAGAAGGTCTTGCTGTAATTGAAGATTTTGATTTTAACGTTGATTATTTCGATATTGAAATTGAAGATGCTATCGTATCAACACCACGTCAGTTTATCTTGGATGAGTGTTATGGTGGAGACCCATCACTCTGTTCATTTGTGACACGTCGCTCACAAAGTGCTGGCGCGAATAGTGCTGGTTCGCTTGAGTATATTGATTCTGCAGTGACTAATAGTGGTGGTTTTGCAACAGAAGGTATTGATTTAGTTGTTACTTATGCGAAAGATTTTGAAGATTATGATCTTGTAGGCCAACTAAATGCCCGTTTAGCATATACTCATGTTTTAGATGGTTACTCTATCCCATTACCTGGATCTGCTAAGGATAACTTTAACGGTGAGATTGGTTCCCCCGAAAATAAGTGGTATTTGTCAGTAGGTTATAGCTGGGAAGACTGGACATTCGCATGGAATACTACCTTTATCGGCGAGTCATACTTAGATGATGGTTTCTTGTCAGGTTATGATTTAGCGCCTGAATCAGTTGGCGTTGACTCTGAGACTTACCATGATATTAATATTGCATATCGTCCTTGGGAGCAAGCTGAGTTCTATATTGGCGTAAATAACCTGTTTGACGAAGAGCCTCCAGCACTCATTACAGGTCTCCCTGGTAACGTTACTGGTGCAGAAACCGATGCTGGTACTTACGATGCTATTGGCCGTAGATACTATGCCGGTTTCAGATTGACATTCTAA
- a CDS encoding IS630 family transposase (programmed frameshift): MRTNLNPYSKLKTYSAEELLALSRAEKEPRKRMRLLAVALFLEGNNRTDVALRLKVARASVNAWVAKYLANGIKGLDAKKNKGRDSYLTSSQKQQLSAYIEEQCSSDSGGRLTGDAILKYVKYHFNVDYHPNAIYKLLEQLGFSWITSRSKHPKQSIEVQEAFKKVFQLETILNIPGSVALERVDIWFQDEARFGQQNTTTRLWARKGTRPRAIRQQQFEYAHFFGAVCPQTGDTEAMIVPYLSKDVMRQHLSLIAQRTKPGRHAVVVMDGAGWHTADLADEFNNLSIIKLPPYSPELNPIEQVWSWLRQHHLASRSFQGYDDIVAACSDAWNNFISDTKRVMSLCRREWAIMTKY; this comes from the exons ATGCGCACCAACCTTAACCCGTATTCCAAATTGAAAACTTATAGTGCCGAAGAGCTTTTAGCTTTATCTAGAGCAGAAAAAGAACCTCGTAAACGTATGCGATTACTTGCCGTCGCTCTCTTCCTCGAGGGAAATAATCGTACTGATGTCGCCTTGAGGCTCAAAGTTGCCCGCGCTAGCGTCAACGCTTGGGTAGCTAAGTATCTTGCCAACGGTATCAAAGGGTTGGATGCTAAGAAAAATAAGGGACGTGATAGCTACTTAACCTCAAGTCAAAAGCAGCAACTCAGTGCCTACATAGAGGAACAATGCTCGAGTGATTCAGGTGGAAGACTGACAGGTGATGCGATCCTAAAATATGTCAAATATCACTTTAATGTTGATTACCATCCAAACGCGATTTACAAATTACTGGAACAATTAGGTTTTAGTTGGATAACGAGTCGTTCAAAACATCCTAAGCAATCAATAGAAGTCCAAGAGGCTTTTAAAAAAGT GTTCCAACTGGAAACGATCCTTAACATCCCTGGTAGTGTGGCGCTTGAGCGAGTTGATATCTGGTTTCAAGATGAGGCCCGCTTCGGGCAGCAAAACACGACCACACGTTTATGGGCAAGAAAAGGCACTCGTCCTCGCGCTATACGCCAGCAACAGTTCGAATATGCGCATTTCTTTGGCGCTGTTTGTCCGCAAACAGGCGATACTGAAGCGATGATCGTTCCTTACCTAAGCAAAGACGTCATGCGTCAGCATCTATCACTGATAGCACAAAGGACAAAACCAGGTAGGCATGCCGTTGTTGTCATGGATGGTGCAGGTTGGCATACAGCAGATCTCGCAGATGAGTTTAACAACCTTAGCATCATCAAATTACCGCCATACTCCCCTGAACTAAATCCGATAGAGCAAGTATGGAGTTGGTTACGGCAGCATCATTTAGCTAGTCGCAGCTTTCAAGGATACGATGATATCGTTGCAGCCTGCTCTGATGCTTGGAACAACTTCATTAGCGATACGAAAAGAGTGATGTCTTTATGTCGTAGAGAGTGGGCAATAATGACTAAGTATTAA
- a CDS encoding TonB-dependent receptor: MYKNSLLANSVRFALISGAAMTAFTAPAVFAADEGADKVERIEVTGSRIKRADMETASPVTVIDASAIISSGATSIDDVLRNMTSAGGAMTNAAVNNGSGGNARINLRGLGSNRTLVLVNGRRMIASGTGAASTVDLNTIPVSMIQRVEVLKDGASAVYGTDAIAGVVNVILKRDFEGFEINVQTGISGQGDADETSVDFTLGNRFDKGNIVINGQYTKRGEASQADRDFSDCPIAETSDKSALYCAGSSYSEGGHIWGDKNHGIVATGEDGAYAVGDSGYYGEYIADPETGKPKWKGFDDKSVPDLSGLGGQYHDFTDADRYNYSKTSYLSTPMERLNLSLSGTYEFNDSVLFFTEAMYSKRWSNQQMAPQPIWNSSAWAYDSSWMTQDLVGLVQEGEKLDYGRRVVESGNRYFSQTVDTVRIVVGLEGEFGNGWAWDVSYNKGKNDSVDTLANLHNLGSIDDAVMNKEFDPFDQASWVGESIAPYIYTELNSGGSELDIVSATISGEIAELPAGYLGFAAGYEYRKESAHYTPDSLTSQGLANDPRVEPTAGKFDVNELYAEFAIPLLHNLPGAQQLDLSAAMRYFDYSTFGDDTTWKLGLTWRVIDDLMLRGGMSTAFRAPTVSELYGGKSPSFEQVDHPATTQTQAEVTVGGNPLLTPEEADITTVGLVYSPHFVEGLSFTVDYYDIEITNTITSVDDNYVANKCLDANGSLINTGTALCQASNIAIDGTGRISFDNGLQNIGQTNTAGYDINVAYAFEGAGLDWNLGLDTSILEEYEEFDQDGVPIDYRGFITGGAGAYAKLKTNFNLTASGDSWSATYEARYIDGMDSLACENKKCYAPSVDSIIYHDISATYDVTSNVRLSGGVNNLLDEEPPYYSGNNDSNTDPYTYDVLGRYFFVRASVKF; the protein is encoded by the coding sequence ATGTATAAGAACAGTTTATTAGCTAATTCGGTGCGTTTTGCACTAATTAGCGGTGCCGCTATGACAGCCTTTACTGCACCTGCAGTATTTGCCGCTGATGAAGGTGCAGATAAAGTTGAGCGTATTGAAGTTACTGGTTCGCGTATTAAACGTGCCGATATGGAAACGGCAAGTCCTGTAACCGTTATTGATGCTTCCGCTATTATTTCGTCAGGTGCAACCTCTATTGATGATGTATTACGTAATATGACATCAGCTGGTGGTGCAATGACAAACGCTGCTGTGAATAATGGTTCTGGTGGTAATGCACGCATCAATCTACGTGGTTTAGGTTCGAATCGTACACTGGTATTAGTCAATGGCCGTCGTATGATCGCATCGGGCACTGGTGCTGCGTCAACCGTTGATTTGAATACCATTCCTGTGTCCATGATCCAACGTGTTGAAGTGCTGAAAGACGGCGCGTCAGCGGTATATGGTACAGATGCGATTGCTGGTGTTGTTAACGTTATTTTAAAGCGTGACTTTGAAGGTTTTGAAATAAACGTACAAACAGGTATCTCTGGTCAAGGCGATGCAGATGAAACCAGTGTCGACTTCACACTTGGTAACAGGTTTGACAAAGGTAACATCGTTATCAACGGTCAATACACTAAGCGCGGTGAAGCAAGTCAGGCAGATCGTGACTTTTCTGATTGCCCAATAGCTGAAACATCTGATAAGTCTGCACTATATTGTGCTGGCAGTAGTTACTCTGAGGGCGGCCATATTTGGGGTGATAAGAACCACGGTATCGTAGCTACTGGTGAAGATGGTGCTTATGCCGTAGGTGATTCGGGATATTACGGTGAATATATCGCTGATCCTGAAACAGGAAAACCAAAGTGGAAAGGATTTGATGATAAATCTGTGCCAGATTTAAGTGGTTTGGGCGGACAGTATCATGACTTTACTGATGCCGATCGTTACAACTATTCAAAGACTAGTTACCTATCTACACCGATGGAACGCCTTAACCTTTCATTGTCTGGAACTTATGAATTCAACGATTCAGTTTTGTTCTTTACCGAGGCAATGTATTCGAAGCGTTGGTCAAACCAGCAAATGGCGCCACAACCTATTTGGAACAGTTCTGCATGGGCATATGATTCATCATGGATGACACAAGATCTTGTCGGTCTTGTTCAAGAAGGCGAAAAACTTGATTATGGTCGTCGCGTAGTTGAATCTGGTAACCGTTACTTTTCACAAACTGTTGATACAGTGCGTATTGTTGTAGGGCTTGAGGGTGAGTTTGGTAACGGTTGGGCTTGGGACGTTTCGTACAACAAAGGCAAGAATGATTCAGTTGATACACTGGCTAATCTGCATAACCTAGGTTCGATTGATGATGCTGTTATGAACAAGGAGTTTGACCCATTTGATCAGGCATCTTGGGTAGGTGAGAGTATCGCTCCATACATTTATACCGAGCTTAATAGTGGTGGTAGTGAGTTAGACATTGTGTCTGCAACAATTTCTGGCGAAATTGCAGAGCTACCCGCTGGTTATTTAGGTTTTGCGGCTGGTTACGAATATCGTAAAGAGTCAGCTCATTACACTCCTGATTCGTTGACATCACAAGGACTAGCAAATGATCCTCGTGTAGAGCCTACTGCGGGTAAGTTTGATGTAAATGAACTATATGCAGAGTTTGCAATTCCGTTGTTACATAACTTGCCAGGAGCTCAGCAACTTGATTTAAGTGCGGCAATGCGTTACTTCGATTACAGCACATTTGGCGATGATACGACCTGGAAGTTAGGTCTAACATGGCGTGTTATTGATGATTTGATGCTTCGTGGTGGTATGTCTACTGCGTTCCGTGCACCAACGGTAAGTGAACTATACGGTGGCAAGTCTCCATCATTTGAGCAAGTCGATCACCCTGCAACAACTCAGACTCAAGCCGAAGTGACCGTTGGTGGTAACCCTCTTCTAACACCTGAAGAAGCCGATATTACTACGGTAGGTCTGGTTTATTCACCACACTTCGTTGAAGGTTTGTCATTCACTGTCGATTACTATGATATTGAGATCACTAACACAATTACTTCTGTTGATGATAACTATGTAGCAAATAAGTGTTTGGATGCCAATGGCTCGCTAATCAATACTGGTACTGCCTTATGTCAAGCATCTAACATTGCTATTGATGGTACTGGCCGTATTTCGTTCGATAACGGCTTGCAAAATATTGGTCAAACCAACACTGCTGGTTACGATATCAACGTTGCCTATGCATTTGAAGGTGCAGGTTTAGACTGGAATTTAGGCCTAGATACCTCAATTCTTGAAGAATATGAAGAATTCGATCAAGATGGTGTGCCGATTGATTATCGTGGATTTATTACTGGCGGCGCTGGTGCGTATGCTAAGTTGAAGACTAACTTTAATCTTACTGCTTCAGGTGACAGCTGGAGTGCAACATATGAAGCACGTTATATCGATGGCATGGATTCATTGGCTTGTGAGAATAAAAAATGTTATGCACCAAGTGTCGATAGCATTATCTATCACGATATTTCAGCAACTTACGACGTAACAAGCAACGTTCGTCTATCTGGTGGTGTGAATAACCTATTAGATGAAGAGCCTCCTTACTACTCAGGTAATAACGACTCTAACACTGATCCATATACTTATGATGTGTTAGGTCGCTACTTCTTCGTAAGAGCGAGCGTTAAGTTTTAA
- a CDS encoding DUF3450 domain-containing protein gives MSKVSKRTKIATALIGALALAGSNLVVADSLSNVQKADSQIHKDAAASQNKVDKYYDQAQDMAFQYGQVADTRESTKSYNDYVAGLVADQEATMKLIQEDINGVDKLRQGVVPLMFKMVDALEQFVALDLPFNKEDREARIKRLRETLDTANVTLAEKYRLILDAYNIEREYGSKLNVETGKLQIDGKEILVDFINFGRVAYYAQSLDQKSAWMFNPETKAWDELEDSYLRNITKAIRQARGQGAPDMFALPIPAAEAAQ, from the coding sequence ATGTCCAAGGTAAGCAAGAGAACTAAAATCGCTACAGCGCTCATTGGCGCGCTGGCCTTAGCAGGCAGTAACTTAGTGGTTGCTGATTCACTTTCTAATGTACAGAAAGCGGATTCACAAATTCATAAAGATGCAGCAGCATCTCAAAATAAAGTTGATAAATATTACGATCAAGCGCAAGACATGGCATTCCAATATGGCCAAGTAGCTGATACTCGTGAGTCAACTAAGTCATACAACGACTACGTAGCTGGTTTGGTCGCAGACCAAGAAGCAACTATGAAACTTATCCAAGAAGACATCAATGGTGTTGATAAGTTACGTCAAGGCGTTGTTCCTTTGATGTTTAAAATGGTTGATGCCCTTGAGCAATTTGTTGCACTAGACCTACCGTTTAACAAAGAAGATCGTGAAGCGCGTATCAAGCGTCTCCGTGAGACTTTAGATACCGCAAACGTGACACTTGCTGAAAAGTACCGTTTGATTCTTGATGCATACAACATTGAACGTGAATACGGTTCAAAGTTAAACGTTGAGACGGGTAAGCTTCAGATAGATGGCAAAGAAATCTTGGTTGATTTTATCAACTTTGGTCGTGTTGCATACTATGCGCAAAGCCTAGATCAAAAGTCGGCATGGATGTTTAATCCAGAGACGAAAGCATGGGACGAGCTAGAAGATAGCTACCTACGTAACATTACTAAAGCAATTCGCCAGGCTCGTGGCCAGGGTGCTCCAGATATGTTCGCGTTACCAATCCCAGCTGCGGAGGCTGCACAATAA
- a CDS encoding MotA/TolQ/ExbB proton channel family protein, whose translation MKKFITTAIVAASLSLTAGMVSAADAPKSIDQLLKQVQTDRANAAKVNKKREAEFQAERGDKAALLKREKAALAAEEQRGKDLSQAFSDNERKIAQLEEDRKIAQGDLGEMFGVVKGEAGDFAGKLIASNVSAQYPGRHAFIAELGARKELPKIEELEKFWEEQLFEMAESGKVVTFDAAVTTIDGSVHNTKITRVGAYNLLADGEYVVYNADLGLIQQLSQQPGGEEVASVKAFEGQTSGVHKLFVDPARGVLLNVFTQKATIEERIEAGGTIGYIIIGLLVLGALISIERLITLYFVGAKVNAQRKNIENPGNNPLGRVLKAYYDNKDVDVETLELKLDEAILKETPALETRISIIKVLAAIAPMMGLLGTVTGMIATFQSIQLFGTGDPKLMAGGISMALMTTVQGLVAALPLMLMHAIVIARSKSVVQVLEEQSAGIIAEHAEKRNA comes from the coding sequence ATGAAAAAGTTCATCACTACAGCAATCGTTGCTGCAAGTCTATCTTTAACAGCTGGTATGGTTAGCGCTGCTGATGCGCCAAAGAGCATCGACCAGCTACTTAAGCAAGTTCAAACTGACCGTGCTAACGCTGCAAAAGTAAATAAGAAGCGCGAAGCTGAGTTCCAAGCTGAACGTGGCGATAAAGCTGCGTTACTTAAGCGTGAAAAAGCTGCTCTTGCAGCAGAAGAACAGCGTGGTAAAGACCTTTCACAAGCTTTCTCTGATAACGAGCGTAAAATTGCGCAGTTAGAAGAAGACCGTAAAATTGCTCAAGGTGACTTGGGTGAAATGTTCGGTGTGGTTAAAGGTGAAGCGGGCGATTTCGCTGGTAAGCTAATTGCTTCAAACGTTAGTGCTCAGTACCCTGGTCGTCATGCGTTTATCGCTGAGCTTGGTGCTCGTAAAGAGTTACCAAAAATCGAAGAACTAGAGAAGTTCTGGGAAGAGCAGCTATTTGAAATGGCTGAGTCTGGTAAAGTAGTTACATTCGATGCAGCTGTTACAACTATCGATGGTAGCGTTCACAATACTAAGATCACTCGTGTTGGTGCTTATAACCTATTAGCCGATGGTGAATACGTTGTTTATAACGCCGACCTTGGTCTGATTCAGCAATTATCTCAACAGCCAGGTGGAGAAGAAGTTGCTAGCGTTAAGGCTTTTGAAGGCCAAACGTCTGGTGTTCACAAGCTATTTGTCGACCCTGCTCGAGGTGTGCTACTAAACGTATTTACACAAAAAGCAACTATCGAAGAGCGTATTGAGGCCGGTGGTACTATCGGTTACATCATTATCGGTCTGCTTGTACTAGGTGCGCTAATTTCTATCGAACGTTTAATCACTCTTTATTTCGTTGGTGCTAAAGTAAATGCACAGCGTAAGAATATCGAAAACCCAGGTAATAACCCACTTGGTCGTGTTCTTAAAGCTTACTACGACAATAAAGATGTTGATGTTGAAACGCTAGAGTTGAAACTTGATGAAGCAATTCTAAAAGAAACACCAGCGCTTGAAACTCGTATCTCAATCATTAAGGTTCTAGCGGCTATCGCGCCAATGATGGGTCTACTAGGTACTGTTACAGGTATGATTGCGACCTTCCAAAGCATTCAGTTATTCGGTACTGGTGATCCTAAGCTAATGGCTGGCGGTATCTCTATGGCACTAATGACGACTGTACAAGGTCTAGTTGCAGCGTTACCACTAATGCTAATGCATGCTATCGTTATTGCTCGTAGCAAGTCAGTTGTTCAAGTACTTGAAGAGCAAAGTGCTGGTATCATCGCTGAACATGCTGAGAAGAGGAATGCCTAA
- a CDS encoding MotA/TolQ/ExbB proton channel family protein, producing the protein MMLYLMDIWDSVRGFMASGGDVLWLVAAVLFLMWVLMLERFWYLHLVAPKQHKNIIAAWDKREDSTSWYAHRVREAWVSQAKQDMNARMLIIKTLVAICPMIGLLGTVTGMIQVFDVMAVHGTSNARMMAAGISMATMPTMAGMVAALSGVFFSTRLDAKMKISMEKLKDSLPHH; encoded by the coding sequence ATGATGCTATACCTGATGGACATCTGGGATTCCGTCAGGGGCTTCATGGCCTCCGGAGGCGACGTCCTTTGGTTGGTTGCGGCAGTGCTATTCCTTATGTGGGTGTTAATGCTTGAGCGATTTTGGTATCTCCATTTAGTTGCGCCAAAACAGCACAAAAACATTATCGCTGCATGGGATAAACGAGAGGACTCTACCTCTTGGTATGCACACCGTGTCCGTGAAGCTTGGGTATCCCAAGCGAAACAAGATATGAATGCTCGTATGCTGATTATCAAAACCTTGGTAGCCATCTGTCCAATGATAGGTCTACTAGGCACCGTAACCGGTATGATCCAAGTATTCGATGTGATGGCAGTTCATGGGACGAGTAATGCTCGTATGATGGCAGCTGGTATTTCAATGGCAACCATGCCGACAATGGCGGGAATGGTCGCGGCGCTATCGGGAGTATTTTTTAGTACTCGCCTAGACGCTAAAATGAAAATCAGTATGGAAAAGCTAAAAGATAGCCTGCCACACCACTAG